In one Cyclopterus lumpus isolate fCycLum1 chromosome 24, fCycLum1.pri, whole genome shotgun sequence genomic region, the following are encoded:
- the armt1 gene encoding damage-control phosphatase ARMT1 isoform X1 has protein sequence MMAADRTVHGVPPSLSAKVVGSFAYLTVRDRLPTILTKVIDTIHRNKNKFFEEYGEEGIRAEKQTISLLSKMRNELQTDKPVLALTDDLQDTECWNQYLQRQQDLQGDQDSVSWFKSPWLYMECYMYRRVQEALWLNPPISDYDVFNEAKTQSYFESQQAMMTLCTYSEGVNKNMEELSKNQLLEHFNKLLQVSLWGNKCDMSISAGQDNSQKTSPLDSLNSLQPFILVNDSNMVWSALIAAQRPGQTEVTTGVRVDIVLDNSGFELFTDLVFADFLVSSRLAREVHFHGKCFPWFVSDVTANDFQWTIQQTMAANHKWMSKSGVQWKSHLKEGVWSYHDHPFWTQPHEFCDMEADAPDLYATLQGADLVLFKGDLNYRKLTGDREWAHTVGFNTALRGFGPAPVCSLRTLKANIQVGLQPGQGEKLSSQDPDWMTSGKYAVIQFSSSKLEQKD, from the exons ATGATGGCGGCTGATCGCACGGTGCACGGAGTGCCCCCTTCACTGTCTGCTAAAGTGGTTGG GTCATTTGCCTATTTGACGGTGAGAGATCGGTTGCCCACCATCCTGACTAAAGTTATCGATACAATACATcgcaacaaaaacaagttttttgAAGAATATGGGGAG GAAGGGATCCGGGCAGAGAAGCAAACGATATCTCTGCTGTCTAAGATGAGAAATGAGCTGCAAACGGATAAGCCGGTTCTCGCACTAACAGACGACCTGCAAGACACCGAGTGCTGGAATCAGTACCTGCAGAGACAACAGGACTTGCAAGGAGACCAGGATTCCGTCAGCTGGTTCAAGTCTCCATGGCTCTATATGGAGTGCTACATGTATCGCAGAGTACAGGAGGCCCTCTGGCTCAA TCCTCCCATCAGTGACTATGACGTCTTTAATGAGGCAAAGACTCAGAGCTATTTTGAGTCTCAGCAAGCTATGATGACCTTATGTACATACTCGGAGGGCGTCAACAAGAATATGGAAGAACTCTCCAAGAATCAGCTGCTTGAGCATTTTAACAAACTGCTACAG GTTTCTCTATGGGGGAACAAGTGTGATATGTCCATCTCTGCTGGCCAAGACAACTCACAAAAGACCAGTCCATTAGATTCCCTCAACAGCCTGCAACCCTTCATCTTGGTGAATGACTCCAACATGGTTTGGTCCGCTCTTATTGCAGCTCAGAGGCCAGGACAAACCGAGGTAACCACTGGAGTCAGAGTGGACATCGTTCTAGACAATTCTGGCTTTGAGTTGTTCACTGACTTGGTCTTCGCAGATTTCCTGGTTTCCTCCCGCCTTGCTCGCGAGGTCCATTTTCATGGCAAATGCTTCCCATGGTTTGTCTCTGATGTCACAGCTAACGATTTTCAGTGGACCATCCAGCAGACGATGGCGGCCAATCACAAGTGGATGTCAAAGAGTGGTGTCCAGTGGAAGAGCCACCTGAAGGAGGGCGTGTGGTCCTATCATGATCATCCTTTCTGGACACAGCCCCATGAGTTTTGTGACATGGAAGCTGATGCACCTGATCTGTATGCGACCCTGCAGGGGGCAGACCTGGTGCTGTTTAAGGGAGATCTCAACTACAGAAAGCTCACTGGGGACAGAGAGTGGGCTCACACAGTGGGCTTCAATACTGCACTACGAGGTTTTGGGCCTGCACCAGTGTGTAGCCTGAGGACTCTCAAGGCCAACATTCAGGTTGGTCTGCAGCCGGGCCAGGGGGAAAAGCTCAGCTCCCAAGATCCTGACTGGATGACCAGCGGCAAATACGCTGTCATTCAGTTCTCCAGCTCCAAGTTAGAACAAAAAGACTGA
- the armt1 gene encoding damage-control phosphatase ARMT1 isoform X2: MRNELQTDKPVLALTDDLQDTECWNQYLQRQQDLQGDQDSVSWFKSPWLYMECYMYRRVQEALWLNPPISDYDVFNEAKTQSYFESQQAMMTLCTYSEGVNKNMEELSKNQLLEHFNKLLQVSLWGNKCDMSISAGQDNSQKTSPLDSLNSLQPFILVNDSNMVWSALIAAQRPGQTEVTTGVRVDIVLDNSGFELFTDLVFADFLVSSRLAREVHFHGKCFPWFVSDVTANDFQWTIQQTMAANHKWMSKSGVQWKSHLKEGVWSYHDHPFWTQPHEFCDMEADAPDLYATLQGADLVLFKGDLNYRKLTGDREWAHTVGFNTALRGFGPAPVCSLRTLKANIQVGLQPGQGEKLSSQDPDWMTSGKYAVIQFSSSKLEQKD, from the exons ATGAGAAATGAGCTGCAAACGGATAAGCCGGTTCTCGCACTAACAGACGACCTGCAAGACACCGAGTGCTGGAATCAGTACCTGCAGAGACAACAGGACTTGCAAGGAGACCAGGATTCCGTCAGCTGGTTCAAGTCTCCATGGCTCTATATGGAGTGCTACATGTATCGCAGAGTACAGGAGGCCCTCTGGCTCAA TCCTCCCATCAGTGACTATGACGTCTTTAATGAGGCAAAGACTCAGAGCTATTTTGAGTCTCAGCAAGCTATGATGACCTTATGTACATACTCGGAGGGCGTCAACAAGAATATGGAAGAACTCTCCAAGAATCAGCTGCTTGAGCATTTTAACAAACTGCTACAG GTTTCTCTATGGGGGAACAAGTGTGATATGTCCATCTCTGCTGGCCAAGACAACTCACAAAAGACCAGTCCATTAGATTCCCTCAACAGCCTGCAACCCTTCATCTTGGTGAATGACTCCAACATGGTTTGGTCCGCTCTTATTGCAGCTCAGAGGCCAGGACAAACCGAGGTAACCACTGGAGTCAGAGTGGACATCGTTCTAGACAATTCTGGCTTTGAGTTGTTCACTGACTTGGTCTTCGCAGATTTCCTGGTTTCCTCCCGCCTTGCTCGCGAGGTCCATTTTCATGGCAAATGCTTCCCATGGTTTGTCTCTGATGTCACAGCTAACGATTTTCAGTGGACCATCCAGCAGACGATGGCGGCCAATCACAAGTGGATGTCAAAGAGTGGTGTCCAGTGGAAGAGCCACCTGAAGGAGGGCGTGTGGTCCTATCATGATCATCCTTTCTGGACACAGCCCCATGAGTTTTGTGACATGGAAGCTGATGCACCTGATCTGTATGCGACCCTGCAGGGGGCAGACCTGGTGCTGTTTAAGGGAGATCTCAACTACAGAAAGCTCACTGGGGACAGAGAGTGGGCTCACACAGTGGGCTTCAATACTGCACTACGAGGTTTTGGGCCTGCACCAGTGTGTAGCCTGAGGACTCTCAAGGCCAACATTCAGGTTGGTCTGCAGCCGGGCCAGGGGGAAAAGCTCAGCTCCCAAGATCCTGACTGGATGACCAGCGGCAAATACGCTGTCATTCAGTTCTCCAGCTCCAAGTTAGAACAAAAAGACTGA